From Candidatus Pantoea bituminis, one genomic window encodes:
- a CDS encoding DUF481 domain-containing protein, producing the protein MGASVRWDYERALLGKSLTLYSNGDVGHSLDEDEIFTLDAEVGLRYTLTSWSSLHIGYHYNLVSGTRDTLNERIFSTGLGIKW; encoded by the coding sequence TTGGGAGCGTCGGTTCGGTGGGATTATGAGCGCGCTCTTCTGGGGAAATCACTGACGCTCTATAGCAACGGCGACGTCGGCCATTCACTTGATGAAGACGAGATATTTACGCTTGATGCTGAAGTCGGCCTACGTTACACCTTAACTTCATGGTCTTCTCTGCATATTGGCTATCACTACAATCTTGTCAGCGGAACGCGAGATACGTTGAATGAAAGGATCTTTTCAACCGGCTTGGGGATTAAATGGTAG
- a CDS encoding YfcC family protein, protein MSQVNVHKETAQAPVPSSGQSPYLLLFIILVIAAVATWLIPAGKFDFVTRDGIKFAVRDSLHAVPQTGVYPLEIFMAIAKGMVKSSSIIFLILFTGGVLAVVEATGSIATALNSLSRSTRLSDTRIVLIFAVIFALLGTTGVVVNAVVAFVPIGLLVARSMGLPPILGASLVYLTCAAGFNVAILNPGTTGLTQHLAQLPLFSGMLLRSLTFLMFIITAVVYLIWSVRRARKQGHLRPDLTATNEPVEAVTGRHKLILGTTALALILFIAGTIQFHWGTDEMSAMFILLSIVVGLIGHMSGSEIANTFLSGCSKLVKGAFIVGMASSISLVLQQGNVLDPIVGFLSDLLAPIPPSIAAVGMFVSAAVMHFGISSGSGESALLIPIFSPLGDNLGLTRQVMVQTVLLGEGIVNCMSPTSGVLMAVLATANVPFGKWLRFVAPVIAVWFVICVVMLLIGVAIKWGPF, encoded by the coding sequence ATGTCACAAGTAAACGTTCATAAGGAAACCGCGCAGGCGCCAGTGCCCTCCAGCGGGCAAAGCCCTTATCTTCTGCTGTTTATCATCCTTGTCATCGCGGCAGTGGCAACCTGGTTGATCCCCGCGGGAAAATTCGATTTTGTTACGCGTGATGGCATTAAATTTGCGGTCAGAGACAGCCTGCATGCGGTACCGCAAACCGGTGTTTATCCGCTTGAAATCTTTATGGCGATTGCCAAAGGTATGGTCAAGTCCTCTTCGATCATCTTTCTAATCCTGTTCACCGGCGGTGTGCTTGCTGTTGTGGAAGCGACGGGATCCATTGCCACCGCGCTCAACTCACTGTCGCGCAGCACGCGGTTAAGCGATACGCGCATCGTACTGATCTTTGCCGTCATCTTTGCTCTGTTGGGCACCACTGGCGTGGTGGTCAATGCCGTGGTCGCCTTTGTACCCATCGGCCTGCTTGTCGCCCGATCCATGGGCTTACCCCCAATTTTAGGCGCATCACTGGTTTATCTGACCTGCGCGGCGGGCTTCAACGTGGCGATTTTGAATCCGGGCACCACCGGGTTAACGCAGCACCTGGCTCAGCTTCCGCTGTTTTCAGGCATGTTGCTGCGCAGCCTGACTTTCCTGATGTTTATCATCACGGCAGTGGTTTATCTGATTTGGTCAGTGCGTCGAGCACGTAAGCAAGGCCATTTGCGTCCCGATCTGACGGCAACCAATGAACCTGTTGAAGCGGTTACAGGACGTCATAAACTGATTCTCGGAACGACCGCGCTGGCGTTGATCCTGTTTATCGCGGGCACCATCCAGTTTCATTGGGGAACTGATGAGATGTCTGCCATGTTTATTCTGCTCTCGATTGTTGTTGGGCTGATTGGGCACATGTCCGGCTCTGAAATTGCTAACACCTTTTTGAGCGGCTGTTCAAAGCTAGTGAAAGGGGCATTTATTGTCGGTATGGCTTCCTCAATCTCGCTGGTGTTGCAGCAGGGCAACGTGCTTGACCCAATTGTTGGCTTCTTGTCAGATTTACTGGCACCGATCCCGCCCTCTATCGCAGCGGTGGGTATGTTTGTCAGCGCCGCTGTCATGCACTTCGGTATCTCATCCGGTTCCGGTGAATCGGCGCTTTTGATACCGATTTTCTCTCCACTGGGTGATAACCTTGGACTGACGCGTCAGGTCATGGTGCAAACGGTGTTACTGGGCGAAGGCATTGTGAACTGCATGAGTCCCACCTCCGGGGTATTAATGGCCGTGCTGGCGACTGCCAATGTTCCCTTTGGTAAATGGCTGCGCTTTGTCGCGCCAGTGATCGCTGTGTGGTTCGTCATCTGCGTCGTGATGCTGCTGATTGGCGTAGCGATTAAGTGGGGGCCGTTCTGA
- a CDS encoding ABC transporter ATP-binding protein: MKNPLYPQPNTHVTIRGLDKNFAGQPLYHDLNLDFPKGKIVSIFGPNGCGKSTLMNMIAGLIPVDRGQILFDGKTLAETAIGYVFQNYRDALFPWLTAWNNIAYPLKRSGMKADAVKKRVAELSEMFDIRFDLQRYPYELSGGQQQTVCIMRALATKPEVMFLDEPFSALDFEMTLFIRDKLQQVQLATGVTMLIVSHDLEDAVFLADEILLLTRRPTRVAEIVPFALPRPRTAEMMSHPEFIRVKAHTLAVFKREMAAVSAD; the protein is encoded by the coding sequence ATGAAAAATCCTCTTTATCCTCAGCCAAATACCCATGTCACGATTCGTGGACTGGACAAAAACTTCGCCGGACAACCTCTGTACCACGATCTCAACCTCGATTTTCCTAAAGGAAAGATTGTGTCAATTTTTGGCCCAAACGGCTGTGGAAAATCGACGCTGATGAACATGATTGCCGGATTGATACCGGTAGATCGCGGACAGATTCTGTTCGACGGGAAAACACTGGCGGAAACAGCCATCGGTTACGTTTTTCAAAACTATCGTGATGCGCTATTTCCCTGGCTAACAGCCTGGAACAACATCGCTTATCCGTTGAAACGCAGTGGCATGAAAGCGGATGCGGTGAAAAAGCGGGTGGCAGAACTGTCAGAAATGTTTGATATCCGCTTCGATCTACAGCGCTATCCTTATGAGCTGTCGGGCGGACAGCAACAAACGGTCTGCATCATGCGTGCACTGGCGACCAAACCTGAAGTGATGTTTTTAGATGAGCCTTTCTCAGCGCTGGATTTTGAAATGACCCTGTTTATCCGCGACAAACTGCAGCAGGTACAACTGGCTACTGGCGTTACCATGCTGATTGTCTCGCATGATTTGGAAGATGCGGTCTTTCTGGCAGATGAAATATTGCTATTAACCCGACGGCCCACGCGCGTAGCAGAGATCGTTCCGTTTGCATTGCCGCGTCCCCGCACAGCAGAGATGATGAGCCATCCCGAATTTATTCGGGTAAAAGCACATACGCTGGCGGTATTTAAACGCGAAATGGCGGCTGTCTCAGCGGATTGA
- a CDS encoding TetR/AcrR family transcriptional regulator encodes MNKTLSLNNSGTRQGILDAGHRIMAAKGFSAVGLNEILTVASVPKSSFYNDFSSKDAFGEALLDDYFADYRL; translated from the coding sequence ATGAACAAAACACTGTCACTGAATAATAGCGGTACGCGGCAGGGCATTCTTGATGCAGGACACCGCATCATGGCCGCAAAAGGGTTTTCCGCGGTTGGACTGAATGAGATCCTGACAGTTGCATCTGTGCCCAAAAGTTCTTTTTATAACGACTTCAGTTCTAAAGACGCTTTTGGTGAAGCGCTGCTGGACGACTACTTTGCTGATTATCGGCTATGA
- a CDS encoding DUF481 domain-containing protein — MSVKRIDEFMKAKVRTDALSWTGNIDAGVNLKKASTHNDDYNFSVNSKVSQGKWRHNMGATYNREKENTTVNTHNYSLRYAFDYIMREQYFWQSRMTYKRDWVEDLARQSLIGTGPGYQLWDTELSRFSLSFLAGVWLWL; from the coding sequence GTGTCGGTGAAGCGCATCGATGAATTCATGAAAGCCAAGGTAAGAACCGATGCGCTCTCCTGGACCGGAAACATTGACGCCGGCGTTAACCTGAAAAAAGCGTCTACCCATAATGATGACTATAACTTTTCTGTTAACTCTAAGGTTTCGCAGGGCAAGTGGCGTCACAATATGGGCGCGACCTACAATCGTGAAAAAGAAAATACAACGGTTAACACCCATAATTACAGTCTGCGCTATGCCTTTGATTACATTATGCGCGAGCAGTATTTCTGGCAAAGTCGAATGACCTATAAGCGGGATTGGGTTGAAGATTTGGCGCGACAGTCTTTGATTGGTACCGGGCCTGGTTATCAGTTGTGGGATACCGAGTTGAGCCGATTTTCATTGTCATTCCTGGCGGGGGTTTGGTTATGGCTATAG
- a CDS encoding LysR family transcriptional regulator, translating to MTLSTYPEKSISYLYEVGVHGGIRRAADALGINPSVVSRQLSLLERNLQLPLLERRGRNVVLTEAGKLLAEDFAKTNQRRKQLERQLQDLRHMRGGSITVRIGQGMVDDVVNHVLKAFSAAYPGVFVNMLSGDMQSTVMLIAKGEVDMAVGFGPTGPPGLKCLSINRGPICAIVQREHPIARLSQVSVTELAQHRLIAMNESFGLQRYINAIFKSESVIFTPSYSCNLFSSAIALSKAGLGIAFMTAQAVQTPLLQGELIAIPIDHRIARESQCHLLRSADHRLTPAAQYFWQLLCNFFNEAAGS from the coding sequence ATGACCTTATCGACATATCCAGAAAAATCCATAAGCTATTTATATGAAGTGGGTGTGCATGGCGGGATACGTCGGGCAGCGGATGCGTTGGGCATTAATCCGTCGGTGGTCAGCCGCCAACTTTCATTACTTGAGCGCAACTTGCAGCTGCCGCTGCTTGAAAGGCGCGGACGTAACGTAGTGTTGACCGAAGCTGGCAAATTGCTGGCAGAGGATTTTGCAAAAACGAACCAGCGTCGAAAGCAGCTTGAACGTCAGTTGCAGGATTTACGGCACATGCGCGGCGGTTCGATCACCGTGCGTATTGGGCAAGGCATGGTGGACGATGTCGTTAACCATGTGTTGAAAGCGTTCTCTGCCGCCTATCCTGGCGTGTTCGTGAATATGCTTTCCGGTGATATGCAGAGCACAGTGATGCTGATCGCCAAAGGTGAAGTGGATATGGCTGTGGGTTTTGGTCCAACCGGCCCGCCGGGCTTGAAGTGCCTGAGCATAAATCGTGGCCCCATCTGCGCCATTGTGCAGCGGGAACATCCGATTGCCCGCTTGTCGCAGGTGAGTGTTACCGAACTCGCTCAACATCGCTTAATCGCTATGAATGAGAGCTTTGGCCTGCAACGCTACATCAACGCCATCTTCAAAAGTGAAAGCGTCATTTTCACGCCCTCCTACAGTTGTAATCTCTTTTCCAGCGCGATTGCTTTGAGCAAGGCGGGATTAGGCATTGCGTTTATGACTGCGCAAGCTGTGCAAACGCCGTTACTGCAAGGTGAGCTGATTGCAATCCCCATTGATCATCGCATTGCACGTGAAAGCCAGTGTCATCTGCTGCGCAGCGCGGATCATCGTCTGACGCCCGCGGCGCAATATTTTTGGCAGCTTTTGTGTAATTTCTTTAACGAGGCAGCAGGCTCATAA
- a CDS encoding PTS sugar transporter subunit IIB — protein sequence MYKIMLCCSAGMSTSMLVRKMAEVAEERGLAVEINAFGIAEFDEQFPRYQVVLLGPQVKYMLKTLSEKAATQGIPVQPIDMMDYGMQRGDKVLNYALSLIEAAN from the coding sequence ATGTACAAAATAATGTTGTGTTGCTCGGCAGGTATGTCCACCAGCATGCTGGTGCGAAAAATGGCAGAAGTGGCTGAAGAAAGAGGCTTAGCAGTTGAAATTAATGCATTTGGCATCGCGGAATTTGATGAACAGTTCCCGCGTTATCAGGTTGTGCTACTCGGCCCGCAAGTGAAATACATGCTGAAAACCCTGTCAGAAAAAGCGGCCACCCAAGGCATTCCCGTTCAGCCTATCGATATGATGGACTACGGTATGCAACGCGGTGACAAGGTCCTTAATTATGCTCTGTCGCTCATTGAAGCGGCTAACTAA
- a CDS encoding M20 family metallopeptidase: MKNIKEYLQRHADEILGDIKKLVLAESPSLDKTAVDSCGEVLQSIFQQRLGITADVEHQDQLGNHLKFTLGSEGPQTTVLGHFDTVWDIGELPLREEDGKLYGPGILDMKSGLIQAIWAVRALAQRDLIKDQRIVFLCNSDEEIGSVSSSDWIARHAQGSAQVLVVEPAVAGSCALKIARKGTGRYDVTINGLAAHAGNNPEEGISAVQEMAQQILFLHGLNAPERGTTVNVGIASGGNRINVVADKAVLGIDTRVTHAEEAQRIHQAIMQITPFTPGITLQVSGEQSRPPMQQTPASLKMLERAQRVAQALGFSVEGKAVGGGSDGNFTAAMGLPTLDGLGATGAGIHARHEHILIANVASRAALVAGMILGDALPEGETPCHK; this comes from the coding sequence ATGAAAAATATAAAAGAGTATTTGCAGCGACACGCCGACGAGATTCTGGGAGATATTAAAAAACTGGTTTTGGCCGAGTCGCCTTCCCTGGATAAAACCGCAGTGGACAGTTGTGGTGAAGTGCTGCAGAGCATTTTTCAGCAACGTCTGGGGATAACCGCAGACGTTGAGCATCAGGATCAGCTGGGTAATCACCTCAAATTCACGTTGGGCAGCGAAGGGCCACAAACCACCGTTCTTGGCCATTTCGATACCGTGTGGGATATCGGTGAGCTGCCGTTGCGTGAAGAGGATGGCAAACTTTACGGCCCTGGCATCCTGGATATGAAATCGGGCCTGATTCAGGCGATCTGGGCAGTACGTGCATTAGCGCAACGGGATCTTATTAAAGATCAGCGCATTGTTTTCCTCTGTAACAGTGACGAGGAGATCGGCAGCGTAAGTTCCAGCGACTGGATTGCACGCCATGCGCAGGGTTCAGCACAGGTGCTGGTGGTGGAACCGGCGGTAGCGGGCAGCTGCGCGCTGAAAATTGCGCGTAAGGGCACCGGACGTTACGACGTCACGATAAATGGCTTAGCGGCGCACGCAGGTAACAACCCGGAAGAGGGGATCAGTGCTGTTCAGGAGATGGCGCAGCAAATTCTATTCTTGCATGGACTCAACGCCCCGGAACGCGGCACCACGGTAAATGTGGGTATTGCCAGCGGTGGCAACCGTATCAATGTCGTGGCGGATAAAGCGGTGCTGGGCATCGACACGCGCGTCACCCATGCAGAAGAAGCACAACGTATCCATCAGGCAATCATGCAGATCACGCCTTTTACCCCAGGTATTACGTTACAGGTCAGCGGAGAGCAGTCGCGCCCGCCTATGCAACAGACGCCCGCGTCGCTGAAAATGCTGGAGCGTGCACAGCGCGTGGCGCAAGCACTTGGTTTTAGCGTTGAGGGCAAGGCGGTTGGCGGCGGCAGCGACGGTAATTTCACTGCGGCGATGGGTTTACCGACGCTGGATGGATTAGGCGCAACCGGCGCAGGTATTCATGCGCGTCATGAACATATTCTGATTGCTAACGTTGCGAGTCGTGCAGCGCTGGTGGCGGGTATGATCCTCGGTGACGCGCTTCCTGAGGGAGAAACGCCATGTCACAAGTAA
- a CDS encoding alpha/beta hydrolase, whose product MMKKTLSALALSLAMSVSAQSAMAEPVKNIVLVHGAFADGSGWGPVASALDKAGYKVSIVQEPQTSLADDVAATRRILAQQKGRSLLVGHSYGGMIISDAGNDPSVAGLVYIAAFQPDAGESLLSLASKIPSANKSIVETPDHYLYLKPERFQADFAADLPKKETDMMARSQVMPAAAAFGTPAGKPAWQTKPSWAIVATQDRTINPELERYMAKRAHSDTVEIKGSHAIFASQPDKVAAVIERAAQSLTQ is encoded by the coding sequence ATGATGAAGAAAACATTAAGCGCACTGGCGCTGAGCCTGGCTATGTCTGTATCAGCACAAAGTGCAATGGCTGAACCGGTAAAAAACATTGTTTTGGTGCACGGTGCCTTTGCTGACGGCTCAGGTTGGGGACCTGTCGCAAGTGCGCTTGATAAAGCAGGCTATAAGGTTTCGATTGTACAAGAGCCGCAAACGTCTTTGGCTGATGATGTGGCCGCGACACGACGCATTTTGGCTCAACAGAAAGGGAGATCGCTGCTGGTTGGGCACAGTTATGGCGGTATGATTATTAGCGATGCGGGCAATGATCCCTCGGTTGCCGGGTTGGTTTATATCGCCGCTTTCCAGCCAGACGCGGGAGAGAGCTTATTGAGTCTTGCCAGCAAAATCCCTTCAGCGAATAAATCCATTGTTGAAACGCCCGATCACTATCTCTACCTTAAGCCAGAAAGATTCCAGGCTGATTTTGCCGCTGACTTACCCAAAAAAGAGACGGATATGATGGCACGATCTCAGGTGATGCCTGCGGCAGCGGCCTTCGGGACACCTGCTGGCAAGCCAGCCTGGCAAACTAAACCGAGCTGGGCGATTGTGGCTACACAAGACCGTACTATTAATCCTGAACTGGAGCGATACATGGCTAAGCGTGCCCACAGCGATACCGTAGAAATCAAAGGCAGCCATGCTATTTTTGCCTCACAGCCGGATAAAGTTGCGGCAGTGATTGAGCGTGCAGCGCAAAGTTTGACGCAATAA
- a CDS encoding LacI family DNA-binding transcriptional regulator yields MSTINDVSRLAGVSKATVSRVLSGSRGVKEASRLAVLKAADELKYRPNVIAQSLFSQTTHCIGVICAQENINQTTAYLYALEKQLSQHQKHLLLRFANSKTEIMNALDELSCGLCDDVLIIGARFPLNIDDENVVLVDCVESEGPNSIQFDHAFAAETACNYLINQGKRQIALIHPEAGGSAEQVLLGYKLALEKNFLPFNRNLVIMDPVSSSVAIQMLLNNASTLNFNALLVANEQEAQNVISQLQAFNKSVPADIMVFSLAGSVNLPGIPAIEYSMDAMASRIVNWLTTKTHDMLGSAVLRGDLILPDMRKR; encoded by the coding sequence ATGTCTACTATCAACGATGTATCGCGTTTGGCTGGGGTGTCAAAAGCCACAGTTTCACGGGTGTTGAGTGGTTCACGCGGCGTGAAAGAAGCCAGTCGTCTTGCCGTGTTGAAAGCTGCCGATGAATTGAAATATCGACCTAACGTGATTGCACAATCCCTGTTCAGTCAGACCACTCACTGCATCGGCGTTATTTGCGCGCAGGAAAATATCAACCAGACAACCGCCTATCTTTACGCGCTGGAAAAGCAGTTAAGCCAGCATCAAAAGCATCTCTTGTTGCGCTTCGCCAATAGCAAAACAGAAATCATGAATGCATTGGATGAACTCAGCTGCGGGCTGTGCGATGACGTGCTGATTATAGGCGCACGCTTTCCGCTGAATATTGATGATGAAAACGTGGTTCTGGTGGACTGTGTTGAGTCAGAAGGGCCAAACAGCATTCAGTTTGATCACGCTTTTGCGGCGGAAACGGCCTGTAATTATCTGATCAACCAAGGTAAGCGCCAAATTGCACTGATCCATCCTGAAGCGGGTGGCTCTGCCGAGCAGGTATTATTGGGCTACAAGCTGGCGCTGGAAAAGAATTTCCTGCCGTTTAATCGCAATCTGGTCATTATGGATCCGGTCTCTTCCTCCGTAGCCATTCAAATGCTGCTGAACAATGCCAGTACCCTGAATTTCAACGCGCTGCTGGTGGCCAACGAACAAGAAGCGCAGAACGTGATTTCACAGTTGCAGGCGTTCAATAAATCCGTGCCTGCCGATATCATGGTGTTCAGTTTGGCCGGCTCGGTAAATCTGCCGGGTATTCCCGCCATTGAATATTCAATGGATGCGATGGCATCACGCATCGTTAACTGGCTGACGACCAAAACGCACGATATGTTGGGATCCGCTGTACTGCGGGGAGATTTAATCCTCCCGGATATGCGTAAGCGTTAA
- a CDS encoding ABC transporter substrate-binding protein has protein sequence MAADDEILIGYWPIVGGLPLYTGIEKGFFKQAGLNVRAVKFASPQQVVEAMITGRIHGCANGTATGALGLGAITSPDLFKIICSNPSNEKMVLDEFLVPINSTAKSIADLKGKRIASGPGIQNVTMAKIILEKNGFTDTKIIELPVGQHAPSLAAGQIDGVYTLEPTGTVARMKGIGKVLETGVISKYVLGDASAPWFGGAAALTSSFINADKARAKQVIDAYGEAVTFIQQHPEEARHFVAGYTGIEAALVKEVPLPGFVMYDQLTGENLQWFQKFYDVFTERKIFSKPLQVESLIYRA, from the coding sequence ATGGCGGCAGATGATGAAATATTAATCGGGTACTGGCCTATTGTCGGCGGCTTGCCTTTATACACCGGTATTGAAAAAGGCTTTTTCAAGCAGGCTGGATTAAATGTCCGCGCTGTAAAATTTGCCAGTCCGCAGCAGGTCGTTGAAGCCATGATTACAGGACGCATCCATGGCTGCGCGAATGGAACCGCAACGGGAGCACTCGGCTTAGGCGCCATCACCAGCCCGGATCTGTTCAAAATTATCTGCTCAAATCCCTCCAATGAAAAAATGGTGTTAGATGAGTTTCTGGTTCCCATCAATAGCACGGCTAAATCGATTGCCGATTTAAAGGGTAAACGCATAGCCAGTGGCCCCGGCATCCAAAATGTCACGATGGCGAAGATCATTCTGGAGAAAAATGGGTTTACCGATACCAAAATTATTGAGCTTCCCGTAGGTCAACATGCCCCTTCGTTAGCGGCGGGTCAGATCGACGGAGTCTATACGCTCGAACCCACCGGCACGGTTGCCCGCATGAAGGGAATCGGCAAGGTTCTTGAAACCGGCGTCATTTCTAAATATGTGTTGGGGGATGCCAGCGCACCGTGGTTTGGCGGCGCAGCGGCTTTGACCAGCAGCTTTATCAATGCCGATAAAGCGCGGGCAAAACAGGTTATTGACGCTTATGGCGAGGCGGTAACGTTTATTCAGCAACATCCTGAGGAAGCTCGCCACTTTGTCGCAGGTTATACCGGCATTGAAGCCGCACTTGTGAAGGAAGTTCCGCTGCCCGGCTTTGTCATGTATGACCAACTTACCGGCGAAAACTTACAGTGGTTTCAGAAATTTTATGACGTCTTTACCGAGCGAAAAATTTTCAGCAAGCCGCTGCAAGTGGAATCGTTGATTTATCGGGCTTAA